The genomic interval AGCAGGTTCACTAGAGACTACCAATTTCCAATCTTTGAGGGAAAATAAATTATTTTTTATCATATATCTTACAACTTCATTGCCAAAATTGCCCTCTTCAAGTCCGTAAATCTTGCCTTCAAATTTATCTTTAAACCTATTTAGATCTTTAAAATGTTTCACTCCAGCACTATAAACATATTTAGGAACAGCTAAGGTATAGATGGCACCATCCATATTTGTAGTTAATTTAACAACATCATTTTTATATCCATTATAAATATGTTTTTGCACTGGCATCCAGTTGCCCAGAAATACATCAGCTTTCTTAGATTTTAATGCTACATAACAAAAGGGAACAGATAATAGCTTCTTGCTTGTGCTATAACCTAATTTATTTAATATATAGTTAGCAATTTCAGTTTTAACTGTAACACCAGTCCACGATACATAAACAAAATCAATTGTTTTATCCTTTGCAAATACATTGAAACTAAGGGTAAGAAAAATAAGGAACAAAAAAAATGTTCTTATTAAATATTTCATATCAAAACCACCTAACAGGTTTATTTTTACTATTATTGTATATATGTTTTATCTCATAATATTCAAGCAAACCCTCTTCACCTAATTCTCTACCAATACCAGATTGTTTGCAACCACCCCATGGTGCAAAGGGATAATACACATTAAAATCATTGACCCAAATAGTACCAAACCTCAAATTTTTACTCATATATTCTATTATATCAACATTTTTACTCCAAAAACCAGCGGATAAACCGTAAATTGTATCATTAGCAAGACTTACTGCTTCCTCAGGTGTTTTAAAAGACTCCAATGTTATCACAGGACCAAATACCTCATTTTGAACTATCTCCATCTTACTGTTACAATTATCGATAACAGTTGGTAAATAAAAATACCCCTTTGAAAATTTTTTATCACTTGCCCTTTCACCCCCTGTTAAGATAGTAGCTCCTTCTTTTCTTGCTGAATCTACATAATATTCAACCTTATCTAGCTGTTTCTTAGAGATAAGACATCCCATTTGAGTATCGCTATCAAAGGGAAAACCTAATTTTATGTTTTTTGCCTTTTCCACTATCTTCTCTTTTAATTCATCATATATATCTTCCTGTAACAATACTCTAGAGCCTGCAGAGCAGATTTGTCCACAATGGAAGAAGACACCATTAAATACAAAATCTAAAGCCGTATTAAGATCGGCATCTCTAAATATAATGTGAGGGTTTTTACCTCCTAGCTCAAGTGCTACCTTTTTAACATTAGTTGATGCATTTCTCATTATCCTTTTGCCAGTATCAATTCCACCTGTAAAGGAAACCATATCAACTAAGTTGTTTTTAGCTAATTCCTCACCAACATTAATGCCATCACCTAAAACAAGATTAATAACACCCTTTGGAATATCAAATTCATCTATGAACTCGACTAATTTTAAAGTTGTTAGTGGGGTTAGTTCAGAGGGCTTAATAATCATAGTACAACCAGCAGCAAAGGCAGCTGCTATTTTCCATGAGGCTTGCAAAAGTGGATAATTCCATGGGAGAATTAAGGCACACACCCCTATTGGCTCTTTTATTACATAACTTGTTATATTAGGCATTAAGTTAGATATGCTCTCATCTTTATTATTCATTATAAGAGATGCATAATAACTAAAAACACCTACAATATCATCCATATCCCACTTTGACTCTTCCAATGTTTTACCTGTATTTAAACTTTCAAGGGTCGCTAGCTCTTCTTTATTTTCTTTGATTTTATCACTTATACTTTCAAGTATATCTGCTCTAGCGAGGTTATTCATTTTCTCATAATATTTCCCATCAAAAGCACTCCTAGCTGCTTTTATAGCCTTTTGCACGTCCTCTAGACTACCTTCACTAACCTTTGTAATACAAGTACCATCATAGGGAGTTAGTATCTCTCTACTATTATTATTAACTGAATTTTGCCATTTACCATCTATATAATGATTTGTATGTTTTAAGTTTATATCTACCATATAGCACCTCCCGTAACTCTAATATCTTCACCGTTAATACCCTTTGCTTCATTGCTACATAAAAATAAGGCCACAGCACCAATCTCCTCAGGTTGTATTAGCCTCTTTTGAGGATTTTCTTCTCTTAGTTCCTGCAAATATTCTTCTGGATCTTTATTCAATTGTTTTTTAGCAATATCACCTATCCATTTTACACCAAATTTAGACTCCACCCAAGTAGGGCTAATTGAATTACATGTTACTTTATAAGGGGCACCCTCCAAGGCAACTGCTCTTGTAAAACCAACTACTGCAGATTTTGACGCACAATATGCTGCCGATGTTTCAGCACCAACATGGGCTGCCGTTGAAGCAATATTTATAATTCTGCCCCAACCATTTTTCTTCATATCTTTTATTGCTAGTTTAGTTGATCTAAACACTCCATTTATATTAACATCCATAACCCTAAGCCATAGCTCCTCTGGATGATCCTCAAGCACATGCTCAGCAGTTACACCTGCTGCATTAGCTAAAATATCTATTTTCCCAAATTCTTTCTTTACAATATTAAAAAATTCAACTAATTGATCATTATTTGTTACATCTACATTGCCAGCTATAACCTTCACACCAATAGATTCAAGCTCTTTTTTTGTATTATCCATCTCTTCTACTGCTGGGATATTAGCTAGTTCTTTAATATCAATAGAATCATTTTTAGAAAGTAGGGAACATATAGCTACATTTGCTCCATAACGTGCAAAGTTAAAAGCCATAGCTTTCCCCATCCCTGATGCTCCACCAGTTACAAGCGCATTTTTTCCTTTTAAAAACCCAGTCTGCATATTTTAAACCTCCTTTTTCGATTAATCTAATTTTTTTAATTTAATTATTTCACAGACTTTCGATATTTATCTTTAATGGTAAACTAAATTCTAAATTGTTCTTATCTTTTAACAACATATTAATATCATCTTCTAGCAGGTTTAAATCTCCCTTATCAAAATGGTATATTGCATTTACAAGATGCAGTCTATTTGATGATGGAAATTTTTCTTTAAAATCACTAAGTTTATCCTCAAGATTTTTATATTCACTGTTTAAAAGCATATATATTAATTTATAATAATCAGAATAATAATTACTGAGGCTAGATCTCTCTAGTGCATTATAAGCACCTTCAGCATTTACCTTATCATCAACAACCATATAATAGTATAGTGCCAACTCATTAGGATAATACGAGTCAGACGTCTCATCAAAGATTTTTACCAAATTATTATAAGCTCTACCATAATTACCATTTAGAATATGATAGAAAAACGCCTCCTTTAGCTCATATTTATCACTTTTATCGTATTCTATCTTGTATCTCTTGCCTTTGTAAAATTCTATGAAATATGTGGTAAACCTATAAACCCTATCCTCCTTTGCTATTTTTATTAAATTAGAATTATCGTTATAGAGAGATATAAAATTATATAAATAGTCACTATGATAAGAGTTATTATTCTTTATTTTTTGTAAAGCTTCTTCTTTACCTCCTTTTATATATCTACATATATCTAGGATTAATCTGCCATACTCAGTATTTAGTTTATCACTTATCAATCTATTTTCTACATTAGAGGGGTTATCAACAACAATACCTGCCAAATACTTCATATATATTATAAAATTTGGTAAATCCATTAATGCATTATTTTCATTAAACGAATTATATATATTAGAGAATAACTTCCTACTCTCACCAGCTTTACCTGTTTTATAATATATTATTGCCTTAACAATACTTGCTGGATAAAAATATCTACTAGAAGACTCAGAGCGAGAAAAATAAAGAAGAGCCTTGTTTTGATTGCCTATATATTTATAGGTTAGTCCTATATTATAGAGTATTATAGGATTACTTGGTAGTTTAATATTGGCTTCTTTCAACATATCTAGTGCCCTGTAGTAGTTTCCCTCTATTAAATGTTGAACAGCGCTATTATTTAAGTCTATTGCTTTAATGAAGGAAAGGGAATTCATAAGCGTTGAAAGAGCAATATCTGCTTGGTTCTCATTTATTAACTGACTGCCAAAGTTCATTATTTTGGCTACCTCATTAGCGTCCATTAGTATAGGGAAAACCATATGTTCTATTATATCCACTGGTCTGTTATAAAATGTGTAGGATAAATCCATATCTGTTATAAGGGGTTTAAAACTAATGCTCAGATCTTTATTCCTTTTCTTATTTAAACAACTATAATGACCCTCTTTTATGGCTTGCAATAGATTAAGTAAATTGTCATTATTCCATAACGCTATAAACTTATACCAAAAATATTCTGCTCTATAATAGGGGATTTTATCAACTATTTGTAAAACCTTATCAAATTTAGCTAAATGTGTGTGGATAAAACATTTGATTATATAATATTCTTCTTTTTGAAATCTATTTAATGTTTCTACATTAATATTATTTACAAACCTTAAAGCTTTATAATAATCTCTATTAAATATCTCCAAAATAGACTTAACTAAATTTATATAAGGATTATCAATATTGTTATTTTTTATTATATTTATTGCTTGAGTGATGTATTTATCATTTTTTGAAATTATTAAATATTTAACATAAAGATATAGATTTTCTACATCGGGAGAATAATCATATAGACTTTTTAAATAGTCTTTAACTGTGTTCATATTATTACCGATAAATAATAGATAGCTATACAAAAATTTATAATATGTATTATCTTGATCTAATTTGATTTGAGATTTCAAAAAATCAAAGGACCTATCTGTATAGCCACCGCAATATAAACTTACAGCATAATTTATTCTATTTAAATCATTAGGCTCTAATTCCATAACCTTCTTTAAAACATCACTCTGCAACGAATAATTACCTAAAACTGCATAATTTTTTGCCATTAATTTATACAATTCTGCTGTTTCATAGTATACTAAAGCTTTCTCCAAATATTCATTTGATAACAAATGATTACCCATGTTAAAATAAATCTTTCCCATATTTAAGTTTTGCAAAAAACCTTTAGGGCTTATATTATTTAGAATTTTCTCTGCATTTTCATTGTCACCAATACTTAAAAAATAATTTGCTAATGAAATATTAGCATAGAAAGAATCACCGCCTAACGATACAGCCTTTTGCAAATAATAATATGCTTTAGCCGTTTCACCTAAATGTAGAAATATATTCCCCAAATTAGTATATATAGCCGGTGTACCATTATCAGGAATGTAATCTTCTAATATGCTCTGTGCTTTTTCATAATCACCTAGCATCATATAAGTTGATGCTAGGTTAATGTATACATCCCTATCTTTATAACCTGCTTTAATCGATTGTAATAAAGCTCTCTTAGATTCTTTATATTGACCTAGCAGATAATAGGTTACCCCTAAATTGTAATATGCAACACCTTCCTTTTCTTTTGTTGCCTTTTCATAAAAATCGATCGCTTTACTATAATTACCATTCAAAAAAAACTTATTACCTTTGCTAACCTCCCCTGTATCATCTTCTCTAATTGTATTAATAGGTGGTTCTAAATTTTCTTGGGCAATTAAAATACTACAGTTTATAAAAAGTAAGGTTAAAATTAACAATAACTTTTTCATATTAACTAACTATTGTTAATTATATTAAATGAGGCTTCTTTGGCAAGCTTATCTGCTAATTTATTTAATTCCCTAGGTATATGAATAAAGACACAATCTAAATGTTTACTCTCTTCTACAATTGTATTGTATAGCTTCTGCAAGGTTTTACTCTTTACTTTATACGCGCCATTTAATTGCTTTACAACTAATTCACTGTCTAAATAAAAAAAGACTTTTTCACCCGTTATTTCCCTTACCCTTCTTATTGCATATAAAAGGGCAGTATATTCTGCATAATTATTTGTGACTATTCCTATATATTTTGAAAAACTCTCTATAGGCTTATTTTCTACATTAGTGATTATATAGGC from Deferribacterota bacterium carries:
- a CDS encoding ABC transporter substrate-binding protein; this encodes MKYLIRTFFLFLIFLTLSFNVFAKDKTIDFVYVSWTGVTVKTEIANYILNKLGYSTSKKLLSVPFCYVALKSKKADVFLGNWMPVQKHIYNGYKNDVVKLTTNMDGAIYTLAVPKYVYSAGVKHFKDLNRFKDKFEGKIYGLEEGNFGNEVVRYMIKNNLFSLKDWKLVVSSEPAMLAEVRRKISKNKWIVFLGWRPHQMNVMFDIAYLDGSTDETFGANNGASIVNTLVRKGFTKDFPNVTLFLKNLVFPINMMEEIMYKLYKNPNLTPLKASFDYLSKHREVLKKWLEGVETADGKGNAYKLITSDIFK
- a CDS encoding aldehyde dehydrogenase family protein, whose protein sequence is MVDINLKHTNHYIDGKWQNSVNNNSREILTPYDGTCITKVSEGSLEDVQKAIKAARSAFDGKYYEKMNNLARADILESISDKIKENKEELATLESLNTGKTLEESKWDMDDIVGVFSYYASLIMNNKDESISNLMPNITSYVIKEPIGVCALILPWNYPLLQASWKIAAAFAAGCTMIIKPSELTPLTTLKLVEFIDEFDIPKGVINLVLGDGINVGEELAKNNLVDMVSFTGGIDTGKRIMRNASTNVKKVALELGGKNPHIIFRDADLNTALDFVFNGVFFHCGQICSAGSRVLLQEDIYDELKEKIVEKAKNIKLGFPFDSDTQMGCLISKKQLDKVEYYVDSARKEGATILTGGERASDKKFSKGYFYLPTVIDNCNSKMEIVQNEVFGPVITLESFKTPEEAVSLANDTIYGLSAGFWSKNVDIIEYMSKNLRFGTIWVNDFNVYYPFAPWGGCKQSGIGRELGEEGLLEYYEIKHIYNNSKNKPVRWF
- a CDS encoding SDR family oxidoreductase: MQTGFLKGKNALVTGGASGMGKAMAFNFARYGANVAICSLLSKNDSIDIKELANIPAVEEMDNTKKELESIGVKVIAGNVDVTNNDQLVEFFNIVKKEFGKIDILANAAGVTAEHVLEDHPEELWLRVMDVNINGVFRSTKLAIKDMKKNGWGRIINIASTAAHVGAETSAAYCASKSAVVGFTRAVALEGAPYKVTCNSISPTWVESKFGVKWIGDIAKKQLNKDPEEYLQELREENPQKRLIQPEEIGAVALFLCSNEAKGINGEDIRVTGGAIW
- a CDS encoding ribonuclease HI family protein encodes the protein MILHVYTDGASRGNPGHSGIAYIITNVENKPIESFSKYIGIVTNNYAEYTALLYAIRRVREITGEKVFFYLDSELVVKQLNGAYKVKSKTLQKLYNTIVEESKHLDCVFIHIPRELNKLADKLAKEASFNIINNS